One Peribacillus simplex NBRC 15720 = DSM 1321 genomic region harbors:
- a CDS encoding anti-repressor SinI family protein, translating into MGFIIEANNEREEWVYLILEAKNLGLSIEDVREFIKGK; encoded by the coding sequence GTGGGATTTATCATAGAAGCTAACAATGAACGGGAAGAATGGGTTTATCTAATTTTAGAGGCTAAAAATCTAGGATTATCTATTGAAGATGTGCGGGAGTTCATCAAGGGAAAATGA